A genomic stretch from Mesoplodon densirostris isolate mMesDen1 chromosome 3, mMesDen1 primary haplotype, whole genome shotgun sequence includes:
- the LOC132487018 gene encoding ATP synthase subunit beta, mitochondrial-like gives MFLPGARSLGAEPRPHPVYALYTQACDSLAHQVEVGGSNKRELALGILGWTGLWEKASWAPGDKESWHCERQGQSSRGTHIQRRETKGLHHIGTCGLCAAASASEGFRGLSPSAPLPQAQLLLWAASAALQPARDYAAQTYPSPKAGAATGRVVAVIGAVVDAQFDEGLPPILNVLEVQGRETRLVLEVAQHLGENTVRTIAMDGTEGLVRGQKVLDSGAPVKILVGPETLCRIMNTTGEPIDERGPIETKQFAAVHAEAPEFMGMSAEQEVLATGVRVGDLLPPCAQGGKIGLFGGAGVGKTVLIMELINNVAKAHGGCSVFAGVGKRAHEGNDLYHEMTESGVIDLKNATCKVALVDGQMKEPPGAQARVALTGLIVAEYFRDQEGQDVLLLIDNIFCFTQAGSEVSALLGRIPSAEGYQPTLATDMGTMQERITTTKKGSIPSVQAIYVPADDLTDPAPATTFAHLDTTTVLSRAIAELGRYLAVDSLDSTSHIMDPTIVGNEHYDVACGVQKILQDYKSLQDIIAILGMDELSEEDKLTVSHAWKIQRFLSQPFQVAEVFASHMGKLVPLKKAIKGFQQILAGEYDHLPEQDFYMVEPIEGAVAKADKLAEEHS, from the exons ATGTTCCTGCCCGGTGCCCGCAGCCTGGGGGCTGAGCCACGTCCTCACCCCGTCTATGCCCTCTACACCCAGGCCT GTGATAGCCTCGCTCATCAGGTGGAAGTGGGGGGCAGCAATAAGAGGGAGCTGGCTCTGGGCATACTGGGCTGGACAGGCCTCTGGGAGAAGGCGTCGTGGGCCCCCGGGGACAAGGAGAGCTGGCACTGTGAGAGGCAAGGCCAGAGCTCCAGGGGCACTCACATCCAGAGGAGAGAGACCAAAGGG CTCCACCACATTGGGACTTGTGGGTTGTGTGCCGCTGCTTCAGCCTCTGAGGGCTTCCGGGGACTCAGCCCTTCAGCGCCGCTACCCCAAGCCCAGCTCTTACTGTGGGCCGCTTCGGCAGCACTCCAGCCTGCCAGAGACTATGCTGCTCAAACTTATCCATCGCCAAAGGCAGGAGCCGCCACTGGGCGTGTCGTGGCGGTCATCGGTGCAGTGGTGGACGCCCAATTTGATGAGGGGCTGCCACCCATCCTAAATGTCCTAGAAGTGCAAGGCAGGGAAACCAGGCTGGTTTTGGAGGTGGCCCAGCATTTGGGTGAGAACACGGTAAGGACCATTGCCATGGATGGTACAGAAGGTTTGGTTAGAGGTCAGAAAGTCCTGGATTCGGGTGCACCAGTCAAAATTCTTGTTGGCCCTGAGACCTTGTGTAGAATCATGAACACCACTGGAGAACCTATTGATGAAAGAGGTCCCATCGAAACCAAACAATTTGCTGCTGTTCATGCTGAGGCTCCTGAATTCATGGGGATGAGTGCTGAGCAGGAAGTTCTCGCTACTGGTGTCAGGGTTGGGGATCTGCTACCTCCCTGTGCCCAGGGTGGCAAAATCGGGCTCTTTGGTGGTGCTGGAGTTGGCAAGACAGTACTGATCATGGAGTTAATCAACAATGTTGCAAAAGCCCATGGTGGTTGCTCTGTGTTTGCTGGTGTTGGTAAGAGGGCCCATGAGGGCAATGACTTATACCATGAAATGACTGAGTCTGGTGTTATCGACTTAAAAAATGCTACCTGCAAGGTCGCGCTGGTGGATGGTCAAATGAAGGAACCGCCTGGTGCTCAGGCCCGGGTAGCTCTGACTGGACTGATTGTAGCTGAATACTTCAGAGACCAAGAAGGTCAAGATGTATTGCTGCTTATTGATAACATCTTTTGCTTCACCCAGGCTGGCTCAGAGGTGTCTGCTTTATTGGGCAGAATTCCTTCTGCAGAGGGTTATCAGCCTACCCTGGCCACTGACATGGGTACCATGCAGGAAAGAATCACCACCACCAAAAAGGGATCTATCCCCTCTGTACAGGCTATCTACGTGCCTGCTGATGACTTGACTGACCCTGCCCCTGCCACTACCTTTGCCCATTTGGATACTACCACTGTGCTGTCCCGTGCTATTGCTGAACTGGGCAGATATCTAGCTGTGGATTCTCTGGACTCCACCTCTCACATCATGGATCCCACCATTGTTGGCAATGAGCATTATGATGTTGCCTGTGGGGTGCAAAAGATCCTACAGGACTACAAATCCCTCCAGGACATCATTGCCATCCTGGGTATGGATGAACTTTCTGAGGAAGACAAGTTAACTGTGTCCCATGCATGGAAAATACAGCGTTTCTTGTCTCAGCCATTCCAGGTGGCTGAGGTCTTTGCCAGTCATATGGGGAAGCTGGTACCCCTGAAGAAGGCCATCAAAGGATTCCAGCAGATTTTGGCAGGTGAATATGACCATCTCCCAGAACAGGACTTCTATATGGTGGAACCCATTGAAGGAGCTGTGGCAAAAGCTGATAAGCTGGCTGAGGAGCACTCGTGA